From one Micromonospora siamensis genomic stretch:
- a CDS encoding alkaline phosphatase family protein, with the protein MTAPPVDPLARVAPAYDGGSLADVLPSALAVLGVPGVADPLGLVPRLDGVRRVAVLLVDGLGWYQIPTAARYAPTLAGLAATAGRPLTSGFPSTTPTSLVTLGTGRAPGAHGVLGFRVRVPGTDRVLSHIEWTGDPEPLRWQPVATRFEQARAAGVAVTVVSRPEYGGSGLTLAANRGGDYRGAADVDELAVRMLTALAAGAGPTLVSGYHPDLDRHGHLSGVDSAPWRLAATEVDRLLARLVDGLPPDAALLVTADHGQLNVPWADRFDLDTDPRLRAGVRVVAGEPRVRYLHAEPGAVDDVVAAWSTVLGGAARVLTRDEAVATGWFGPVPEEHLRRIGDVVVVCQGTAAVVASRSENPVEARLVAYHGADTAAEMTIPLLVVRG; encoded by the coding sequence ATGACCGCCCCGCCGGTCGACCCGCTGGCCCGGGTGGCGCCCGCGTACGACGGCGGCAGCCTCGCCGACGTGCTGCCCAGCGCCCTCGCGGTGCTCGGCGTCCCCGGTGTCGCCGACCCGCTCGGCCTGGTGCCGCGCCTGGACGGCGTACGCCGGGTGGCGGTGCTGCTGGTCGACGGGCTCGGCTGGTACCAGATCCCCACCGCCGCCCGGTACGCCCCGACGCTGGCCGGCCTGGCCGCCACCGCGGGCCGGCCGCTCACCTCGGGTTTTCCCTCGACCACCCCGACCAGCCTGGTCACCCTCGGCACCGGCCGGGCGCCCGGCGCGCACGGGGTGCTCGGGTTCCGGGTGCGGGTGCCCGGCACCGACCGGGTGCTCAGCCACATCGAGTGGACCGGCGACCCGGAGCCGCTGCGCTGGCAGCCGGTGGCCACCCGGTTCGAGCAGGCCCGGGCCGCCGGGGTGGCGGTGACCGTGGTCAGCCGCCCGGAGTACGGCGGCAGCGGGCTGACCCTCGCCGCGAACCGGGGTGGCGACTACCGGGGCGCCGCCGACGTCGACGAGCTGGCCGTCCGGATGCTCACCGCGCTGGCCGCCGGCGCGGGGCCCACCCTGGTCTCCGGCTACCACCCGGACCTGGACCGGCACGGGCACCTCAGCGGCGTCGACTCGGCCCCGTGGCGGCTGGCCGCGACCGAGGTGGACCGGCTGCTGGCCCGCCTGGTCGACGGCCTGCCGCCGGACGCGGCGCTGCTGGTCACCGCCGACCACGGGCAGCTGAACGTGCCGTGGGCCGACCGCTTCGACCTCGACACCGACCCGCGGCTGCGGGCCGGGGTGCGGGTGGTCGCCGGCGAGCCCCGGGTCCGCTACCTGCACGCCGAGCCGGGCGCGGTCGACGACGTGGTCGCGGCCTGGTCGACGGTGCTGGGCGGGGCCGCGCGGGTGCTCACCCGCGACGAGGCGGTGGCCACCGGCTGGTTCGGGCCGGTGCCCGAGGAGCACCTGCGTCGCATCGGCGACGTGGTGGTCGTCTGCCAGGGGACCGCCGCCGTGGTGGCCAGCCGGTCGGAGAACCCGGTCGAGGCGCGGCTGGTGGCGTACCACGGCGCGGACACGGCGGCCGAGATGACCATTCCGCTGCTGGTCGTCCGCGGCTGA
- a CDS encoding DNA polymerase IV, with amino-acid sequence MGRSQSLPRGGDPRFGPDADDSGSPILHVDMDAFFASVEVRRRPELRGRPVVVGGIGPRGVVSSASYEARRYGVRSAMPTARARSLCPHAVYLPPDFTQYTAASRAVMQIFRDVTPLVEPLSLDEAFLDVAGARRLFGPPVQIARLIRRRVVEEQRITCSVGVAPSKFVAKLGSTRAKPDGLLVVPADRVLDFLHPLPVDALWGVGERSAESLRRLGLATIGDLAEAPYGMLRRAVGDAAAGHLHELAWGRDPRAVTPEHVEKSIGAEVTFDADVADPVEIRRSLLALSEKVGVRLRGAGQVGRTVTLKVRLADFRTVNRSRTVGTPTDVAREIFDTAWALFTALDPGERIRLVGVRVEGLTAVAETPRQLTLGAPERGWREAEAAADAAAARFGRSVIGPASLLGRRDHRRNENPPRP; translated from the coding sequence ATGGGTCGGAGCCAGTCGTTGCCGCGCGGCGGTGACCCGCGCTTCGGGCCGGACGCCGACGACTCCGGCAGCCCGATCCTGCACGTCGACATGGACGCCTTCTTCGCCTCGGTCGAGGTGCGTCGCCGGCCCGAGCTGCGCGGCCGGCCGGTGGTGGTGGGCGGCATCGGGCCGCGCGGCGTGGTCAGCTCCGCCAGCTACGAGGCCCGGCGGTACGGCGTCCGCAGCGCCATGCCGACCGCGCGGGCCCGGTCGCTCTGCCCGCACGCGGTCTACCTGCCGCCCGACTTCACGCAGTACACGGCGGCCTCCCGGGCGGTGATGCAGATCTTCCGGGACGTCACCCCGCTGGTCGAGCCGCTCTCGCTGGACGAGGCGTTCCTCGACGTGGCCGGCGCCCGGCGCCTGTTCGGTCCGCCCGTCCAGATCGCCCGGCTGATCCGCCGCCGGGTCGTCGAGGAACAGCGCATCACCTGCTCGGTCGGGGTGGCGCCGAGCAAGTTCGTGGCCAAGCTCGGCTCCACCCGCGCCAAGCCGGACGGCCTGCTGGTGGTCCCCGCCGACCGGGTGCTCGACTTCCTGCACCCGCTGCCGGTCGACGCCCTGTGGGGGGTGGGGGAGCGGTCCGCCGAGTCGCTGCGCCGGCTGGGCCTGGCCACCATCGGCGACCTCGCCGAGGCGCCGTACGGCATGCTCCGCCGGGCGGTCGGCGACGCGGCCGCCGGTCACCTGCACGAACTGGCCTGGGGCCGCGACCCTCGGGCGGTCACCCCGGAGCACGTGGAGAAGTCGATCGGCGCGGAGGTCACCTTCGACGCCGACGTCGCCGACCCGGTGGAGATCCGCCGGTCCCTGCTGGCGCTGAGCGAGAAGGTGGGCGTACGCCTGCGCGGCGCCGGTCAGGTCGGCCGGACGGTCACCCTCAAGGTGCGGCTGGCCGACTTCCGCACCGTCAACCGGTCCCGCACCGTCGGAACCCCGACAGACGTGGCCCGGGAGATCTTCGACACGGCGTGGGCGCTTTTCACCGCCCTCGACCCGGGCGAGCGGATCCGGCTCGTCGGTGTACGCGTCGAAGGGCTGACCGCGGTGGCCGAGACGCCCCGCCAGCTCACGCTGGGCGCGCCCGAGCGCGGCTGGCGCGAGGCCGAAGCCGCCGCGGACGCCGCGGCTGCCCGATTCGGGCGATCCGTCATAGGTCCGGCCAGTCTGTTGGGGCGCCGTGATCATCGACGAAATGAAAATCCACCCCGGCCGTAG
- a CDS encoding DUF3040 domain-containing protein, translating into MPLSEHEQRLFEQIERSLAEDPKFASAVRASDPRFHARRRLLVAAGVVIVGLALLVYGAVIKTPPLAVAGFVVMLAALGYAVQSQRRAQSPDLHVVGGTTSRRRPRGRSGGRRPSFLDRLEDRWRQRPEGHR; encoded by the coding sequence GTGCCGCTCTCGGAGCACGAGCAGCGGCTGTTCGAGCAGATCGAGCGGTCGCTTGCCGAGGACCCCAAATTCGCCTCGGCCGTGCGCGCCAGCGATCCGCGCTTCCACGCGCGGCGTCGCCTGCTCGTCGCTGCCGGTGTGGTGATCGTCGGCCTGGCCCTGTTGGTCTATGGCGCGGTGATCAAGACGCCGCCGCTGGCGGTGGCGGGTTTCGTCGTGATGTTGGCCGCGCTGGGCTACGCGGTGCAGTCGCAACGCCGGGCCCAGTCGCCCGACCTGCACGTGGTGGGCGGCACGACCAGCCGTCGGCGTCCGCGCGGGCGCAGCGGCGGCCGGCGGCCGTCGTTCCTCGACCGGCTGGAGGACCGCTGGCGACAGCGCCCGGAGGGCCACCGCTGA
- a CDS encoding methyltransferase domain-containing protein → MTRLGGVEQTRTLTPRTAVIWAVLAAELDRRAGERLTVLDVGGGTGGFAVPLAEAGHQVTVVDASPDALAALTRRAAEAGVADRVRAVQGDGDALGGLVEPAAVDLVLCHSVLEVVDDPAPVVAALAAALRPGGAASVLVAGRAAAVLGRAMNGHLDTAAALAADPAGAAGPRDTLRRRYDADGATALLTAAGLTVQEIHGVRVLADLLPAAVADGQPAALVELERALAARPPYRDLAAQLHLFARRPA, encoded by the coding sequence GTGACTAGGCTCGGCGGCGTGGAGCAGACCCGAACGCTGACCCCCCGTACCGCCGTCATCTGGGCGGTCCTGGCGGCCGAGCTGGACCGCCGGGCCGGCGAACGACTCACCGTGCTCGACGTGGGCGGCGGCACCGGCGGTTTCGCGGTGCCGCTCGCCGAGGCCGGCCACCAGGTCACGGTGGTCGACGCCAGCCCCGACGCGCTGGCCGCGCTGACCCGCCGGGCCGCCGAGGCCGGGGTCGCCGACCGGGTACGCGCGGTGCAGGGCGACGGTGACGCGCTCGGCGGCCTGGTCGAGCCGGCCGCCGTCGACCTGGTGCTCTGCCACTCCGTCCTGGAGGTGGTGGACGACCCGGCGCCGGTGGTGGCCGCGCTGGCCGCCGCCCTGCGCCCGGGCGGGGCGGCCAGCGTCCTGGTCGCCGGCCGGGCCGCCGCCGTGCTCGGCCGGGCGATGAACGGCCACCTGGACACCGCCGCCGCGCTCGCCGCCGACCCGGCCGGCGCCGCCGGGCCGCGGGACACCCTGCGCCGCCGCTACGACGCCGACGGCGCCACGGCGCTGCTCACCGCCGCCGGGCTCACCGTGCAGGAGATCCACGGGGTACGCGTCCTCGCCGACCTGCTGCCCGCCGCGGTGGCCGACGGCCAGCCGGCCGCGCTGGTGGAGTTGGAGCGGGCGCTGGCCGCCCGGCCGCCGTACCGGGACCTCGCCGCCCAGCTGCACCTGTTCGCCCGCCGCCCGGCATGA
- a CDS encoding error-prone DNA polymerase, translating into MSFHNPKMPWSELEQVLSGGSGGGPAGRGAKGRGERHLHVVDPLAVDADGGDSPAWSRKRQHYEPPELPRPDDTVPYAELHAHTNFSFLDGASHPEELAEEAARLGLTALAVTDHDGFYGVVRFAEAARALHLPTVFGAELSLGLPGPQNGEPDPHGSHLLVLAHGHEGYARLAATISRAQLRGGEKGRPVYGELDEVAAELRDHVLVLTGCRKGHVPAALLTEGVDAAARELDRLTALFGADTVAVELTDHGNPVDADRNDALAELAAAAGLPTVATNNVHYATPGRRRLATTVAAVRARRSLDEIDGWLPAAATAHLRSGAEMAARFAAYPGAVARAAEFGAGLAFDLQLVAPQLPAYPVPAGHTEMSWLRHLTMAGAHERYGPPEAHPEAYAQLEHELRMIDELGFPGYFLVVYDLVSFCREQDIYCQGRGSAANSAVCYALRITNVDAVRHRLLFERFLAPERDGPPDIDVDIESDRREEVIQHVYARYGREHTAQVANVISYRPRSAVRDVAKAFGFSPGQQDAWSKQIDRWGSVAAVDVEDIPEQVVAYANELQTFPRHLGIHSGGMVICDRPVIEVCPVEWGRMPGRSVLQWDKDDCAAVGLVKFDLLGLGMLSALHYGYDMIGESLDLGDMTLDDPEVYDMLCRADSVGVFQVESRAQMATLPRLKPREFYDLVVEVALIRPGPIQGGSVHPFIRRKNGQEPVTYAHPLMRNALEKTLGVPLFQEQLMQLAIDLAGFDAAGADQLRRAMGAKRSVERMAQIADRLYAGMAERGITGELADDVYRKLTAFASYGFPESHAMSFAYLVYASSWLKRYHPAPFLAALLNAQPMGFYSPQTLVDDARRHGVEVRRPDINASGARAVLESTPQTRWGSVPGEPPHAWGLGGPAVRLGLSGVRTLGDDVAERIEAERTAHGPYADMPDLARRVGLTAAQLEALATADAFACFGLTRRQALWAAGAAAQDRPGRLPGTVTGAAAPTLPGMEAVDRLVADVWATGLSPESHPARFVRDRLDALGAVPIARLGRVEPGQRIRVGGIVTHRQRPATAGGVTFLNLEDETGMLNVTCSPGLWQRYRTVARTSAALVVRGRLQRHEGVTSLTADRLDAIDPPVAPASRDFR; encoded by the coding sequence TTGAGCTTCCACAATCCGAAGATGCCCTGGTCGGAGCTGGAACAGGTGCTCTCCGGCGGGTCCGGCGGCGGGCCGGCGGGCCGGGGCGCGAAGGGGCGGGGCGAGCGGCACCTGCACGTGGTGGACCCGCTCGCGGTCGACGCCGACGGTGGCGACTCCCCGGCCTGGAGCCGCAAGCGGCAGCACTACGAGCCGCCCGAGCTGCCCCGACCCGACGACACGGTGCCCTACGCCGAGTTGCACGCGCACACCAACTTCAGCTTCCTCGACGGCGCCAGCCACCCGGAGGAGCTGGCCGAGGAGGCGGCCCGGCTGGGGTTGACCGCGCTCGCCGTCACCGACCACGACGGCTTCTACGGCGTGGTCCGCTTCGCCGAGGCGGCCCGCGCGCTGCACCTGCCGACCGTCTTCGGCGCGGAGCTCTCCCTCGGGCTGCCCGGCCCGCAGAACGGCGAGCCCGACCCGCACGGGTCACACCTGCTGGTGCTCGCCCACGGTCACGAGGGGTACGCCCGCCTCGCCGCCACCATCTCCCGGGCCCAGTTGCGCGGTGGGGAGAAGGGCCGCCCGGTCTACGGCGAGCTGGATGAGGTCGCCGCCGAGCTGCGCGACCACGTGCTGGTGCTCACCGGCTGCCGCAAGGGGCACGTGCCGGCCGCGCTGCTCACCGAGGGAGTGGACGCGGCGGCCCGGGAGCTGGACCGGCTCACCGCGCTCTTCGGCGCCGACACGGTGGCGGTGGAGCTGACCGACCACGGCAACCCGGTCGACGCCGACCGCAACGACGCCCTGGCCGAGCTGGCCGCCGCGGCCGGGCTGCCCACCGTGGCCACCAACAACGTGCACTACGCCACCCCGGGCCGGCGTCGGCTGGCCACCACCGTGGCCGCGGTGCGGGCCCGGCGCAGCCTCGACGAGATCGACGGCTGGCTGCCCGCCGCGGCCACCGCCCACCTGCGCAGCGGCGCGGAGATGGCGGCCCGGTTCGCGGCGTACCCGGGGGCGGTGGCCCGGGCCGCCGAGTTCGGCGCGGGGCTCGCCTTCGACCTCCAGCTGGTCGCGCCGCAGCTGCCGGCGTACCCGGTGCCGGCGGGGCACACCGAGATGAGCTGGCTGCGCCACCTGACGATGGCCGGCGCCCACGAGCGGTACGGCCCACCCGAGGCGCACCCGGAGGCGTACGCGCAGCTGGAGCACGAGCTGCGCATGATCGACGAGCTGGGCTTCCCCGGCTACTTCCTGGTCGTCTACGACCTGGTCAGCTTCTGCCGCGAGCAGGACATCTACTGCCAGGGGCGGGGCTCGGCGGCCAACTCGGCGGTCTGCTACGCGCTGCGGATCACCAACGTGGACGCGGTCCGGCACCGGCTGCTCTTCGAGCGCTTCCTCGCCCCGGAGCGGGACGGCCCGCCCGACATCGACGTGGACATCGAGTCCGACCGCCGCGAGGAGGTCATCCAGCACGTCTACGCCCGGTACGGCCGGGAGCACACCGCCCAGGTCGCCAACGTCATCTCGTACCGTCCCCGGTCGGCGGTGCGGGACGTGGCCAAGGCGTTCGGCTTCTCGCCCGGGCAGCAGGACGCCTGGAGCAAGCAGATCGACCGCTGGGGGTCGGTCGCCGCGGTCGACGTCGAGGACATTCCCGAGCAGGTGGTGGCGTACGCCAACGAGCTCCAGACGTTCCCCCGGCACCTGGGCATCCACTCCGGCGGCATGGTGATCTGCGACCGGCCGGTGATCGAGGTGTGCCCGGTGGAGTGGGGGCGGATGCCCGGCCGCAGCGTGCTCCAGTGGGACAAGGACGACTGCGCCGCCGTCGGGCTGGTCAAGTTCGACCTGCTCGGCCTGGGCATGCTCTCGGCGTTGCACTACGGCTACGACATGATCGGCGAGTCCCTCGACCTGGGCGACATGACCCTGGACGACCCCGAGGTCTACGACATGCTCTGCCGGGCCGACTCGGTGGGCGTGTTCCAGGTGGAGAGCCGGGCCCAGATGGCCACCCTGCCCCGGCTCAAGCCCCGCGAGTTCTACGACCTGGTGGTGGAGGTGGCGCTGATCCGTCCGGGCCCGATCCAGGGCGGCTCGGTGCACCCGTTCATCCGGCGCAAGAACGGCCAGGAGCCGGTGACGTACGCGCATCCGCTGATGCGCAACGCGCTGGAGAAGACCCTCGGCGTGCCGCTGTTCCAGGAGCAGCTGATGCAGCTCGCCATCGACCTGGCCGGCTTCGACGCGGCGGGGGCGGACCAGCTGCGCCGGGCGATGGGGGCGAAGCGGTCGGTGGAGCGGATGGCGCAGATCGCCGACCGGCTCTACGCCGGGATGGCCGAGCGGGGCATCACCGGGGAGCTGGCCGACGACGTCTACCGCAAGCTCACCGCGTTCGCCAGCTACGGCTTCCCGGAGAGTCACGCGATGAGCTTCGCCTACCTGGTGTACGCCAGCTCCTGGCTCAAGCGCTACCACCCGGCCCCGTTCCTGGCCGCCCTGCTCAACGCTCAGCCGATGGGCTTCTACTCGCCGCAGACCCTGGTCGACGACGCCCGCCGGCACGGCGTCGAGGTACGCCGGCCGGACATCAACGCCAGCGGTGCCAGGGCGGTGCTGGAGTCCACCCCGCAGACCCGGTGGGGCAGCGTGCCCGGTGAACCGCCGCACGCCTGGGGGCTGGGCGGTCCGGCGGTCCGGCTCGGGCTGTCCGGCGTACGCACCCTCGGCGACGACGTGGCCGAGCGGATCGAGGCGGAGCGGACGGCGCACGGCCCGTACGCCGACATGCCGGACCTGGCCCGCCGGGTGGGTCTGACCGCCGCGCAGCTGGAGGCGCTGGCCACCGCGGACGCCTTCGCCTGTTTCGGGCTGACCCGGCGGCAGGCCCTCTGGGCCGCCGGCGCCGCCGCCCAGGACCGGCCGGGCCGGTTGCCGGGCACGGTGACCGGCGCGGCGGCGCCGACCCTGCCCGGGATGGAGGCGGTGGACCGCCTGGTGGCCGACGTCTGGGCCACCGGCCTGTCCCCGGAGAGCCACCCGGCCCGGTTCGTCCGGGACCGTCTCGACGCGTTGGGCGCGGTGCCGATCGCCCGGCTGGGCCGGGTGGAGCCGGGGCAGCGGATCCGGGTCGGCGGGATCGTCACCCACCGGCAGCGGCCGGCGACCGCGGGCGGGGTGACCTTCCTCAACCTGGAGGACGAGACCGGGATGCTCAACGTCACCTGTTCGCCGGGGTTGTGGCAGCGCTACCGGACGGTGGCCCGGACCAGTGCCGCGCTGGTGGTGCGCGGGCGGTTGCAGCGCCACGAGGGGGTCACCAGCCTGACCGCCGACCGGCTGGACGCGATCGACCCGCCGGTCGCCCCGGCCTCCCGGGACTTCCGTTGA
- a CDS encoding transglutaminase TgpA family protein produces MIGQRSLGFVAAAATLLAAAPLSAIFQRWTWLVQAAVAVTVVAGVAALARMVRVPLWGQVLGMLAGLLLALTWIFPGGTELLAFLPTPATIDHFGDLLAASVQDMRSYGVKVPDTDPLLFVTVLGVGGVAIVVDVLAVGLRRPALAGLPMLAIYSVPVAVYVDSVPAVPFAIGAVGYLWLLLTDNVDRVRRFGRRFTGDGRDIDVWEASPLAAAGRRLAVVGVALAVALPLAVPGMTGGLLDSLNSGNGTGTGRPGQGGSPSRIDLFAALSGQLNQSEETEMVKVNTNEEAPFYLRYAVADQLRPNGFQVSQPNGRPANGDLPELTSKAGPGVQQRTYQASVEVKNLNMPFLPSYAEPTRIRDLSGAWLYDRGQQVLFSNRDNSRGKKYSFDYVRSTYTQEALRRAQPLAADNPIKQLQTQAPTVRAVDQLVRKLVQGKDTEYDKVRGIYDYFSVENGFSYSKTTGDGSSGDEITDFLTNKVGYCQQYAVAMAWLVRAAGIPARVAFGFTNGSNSSGGTYVLTNRNLHAWTEVYFDGIGWVPFDATPAYAVQGSTRSAWAPDTDAPPDVSPSTRSTAAPGNTDPSAGPAPRDKADEETDQGFSGSAGGPTRQAPVWPWWTAGILTLLALLALPALRRMALRRRRVTRAAARPTVSPTDVPAEAAGGGRMVVVGADPDRARADAHAAWDELLDTLVDYRVLVDRTETPRATADRLVRDELGGDTPAGGAVRLLGRAEERARYARQPLTGEELHPALRAVRGELAARADRRTRLMAAVLPPSVLHRWRTGFADRSSGLVSTFSLGRYRLARRFNPRRILADRAAR; encoded by the coding sequence ATGATCGGGCAACGCAGCCTCGGCTTCGTGGCGGCGGCGGCCACCCTGCTCGCGGCGGCCCCGCTGTCGGCGATCTTCCAACGCTGGACCTGGCTGGTCCAGGCGGCCGTCGCGGTCACCGTGGTGGCCGGCGTCGCCGCGCTGGCCCGAATGGTCCGGGTGCCACTCTGGGGACAGGTCCTCGGCATGCTGGCCGGCCTGCTGCTCGCGCTGACCTGGATCTTCCCCGGCGGCACGGAGCTGCTCGCGTTCCTGCCCACCCCGGCCACCATCGACCACTTCGGCGACCTGCTGGCCGCGTCGGTGCAGGACATGCGGTCGTACGGCGTCAAGGTGCCGGACACCGACCCGCTGCTCTTCGTCACCGTGCTCGGGGTCGGCGGCGTGGCGATCGTGGTGGACGTGCTGGCGGTCGGGCTGCGCCGCCCCGCGCTGGCCGGGCTGCCGATGCTGGCGATCTACTCGGTGCCGGTGGCGGTGTACGTGGACAGCGTGCCCGCCGTGCCGTTCGCGATCGGCGCGGTCGGTTACCTGTGGTTGCTGCTCACCGACAACGTCGACCGGGTCCGCCGGTTCGGCCGCCGGTTCACCGGCGACGGCCGCGACATCGACGTGTGGGAGGCGTCGCCGCTGGCCGCCGCCGGCCGCCGCCTGGCGGTGGTGGGTGTCGCGCTGGCCGTGGCCCTGCCGCTGGCGGTGCCGGGGATGACCGGCGGCCTGCTCGACTCGCTCAACTCGGGCAACGGCACCGGCACCGGCCGGCCCGGGCAGGGCGGCTCTCCGAGCCGGATCGACCTGTTCGCGGCGCTCAGCGGGCAGTTGAACCAGTCCGAGGAGACCGAGATGGTCAAGGTGAACACCAACGAGGAGGCGCCGTTCTACCTGCGCTACGCGGTCGCCGACCAGTTGCGGCCCAACGGTTTCCAGGTCAGCCAGCCCAACGGCCGGCCGGCCAACGGAGACCTGCCGGAGCTGACCTCGAAGGCCGGGCCGGGGGTGCAGCAGCGGACGTACCAGGCCTCGGTGGAGGTCAAGAACCTCAACATGCCGTTCCTGCCCAGCTACGCCGAGCCGACCCGGATCAGGGACCTCAGCGGCGCCTGGCTGTACGACCGGGGGCAGCAGGTGCTCTTCTCCAACCGGGACAACTCCCGGGGCAAGAAGTACTCCTTCGACTACGTCCGCTCGACGTACACCCAGGAGGCGCTGCGCCGGGCCCAGCCGCTCGCGGCGGACAACCCGATCAAGCAGCTGCAGACCCAGGCCCCGACGGTGCGCGCGGTGGATCAGCTGGTCCGCAAGCTGGTCCAGGGCAAGGACACCGAGTACGACAAGGTCCGCGGGATCTACGACTACTTCTCGGTGGAGAACGGCTTCAGCTACTCCAAGACCACCGGGGACGGCAGCAGCGGTGACGAGATCACCGACTTCCTGACCAACAAGGTGGGCTACTGCCAGCAGTACGCCGTGGCGATGGCCTGGCTGGTGCGGGCCGCCGGCATCCCGGCCCGGGTGGCGTTCGGCTTCACCAACGGCAGCAACTCCTCCGGCGGCACGTACGTGCTGACCAACCGCAACCTGCACGCCTGGACCGAGGTCTACTTCGACGGGATCGGCTGGGTCCCGTTCGACGCCACCCCCGCGTACGCGGTGCAGGGCTCGACCCGGTCGGCGTGGGCGCCGGACACCGACGCGCCGCCCGACGTCTCCCCCTCCACCCGCAGCACCGCGGCCCCGGGCAACACGGACCCGTCGGCCGGCCCGGCACCCCGGGACAAGGCCGACGAGGAGACCGACCAGGGGTTCAGCGGGAGCGCCGGCGGGCCGACCCGGCAGGCGCCCGTCTGGCCGTGGTGGACCGCCGGCATCCTCACCCTGCTGGCCCTGCTCGCCCTGCCGGCGCTGCGCCGGATGGCCCTACGTCGGCGACGCGTCACCCGCGCCGCGGCACGTCCGACGGTGAGCCCGACCGACGTCCCCGCGGAAGCGGCCGGCGGCGGTCGGATGGTGGTGGTCGGGGCGGACCCGGACCGGGCTCGCGCCGACGCCCATGCCGCGTGGGACGAGCTGCTGGACACCCTCGTCGACTACCGGGTCCTCGTCGACCGGACGGAGACCCCGCGGGCCACCGCCGACCGGCTGGTCCGGGACGAGCTGGGTGGCGACACCCCGGCCGGCGGGGCGGTACGCCTGCTCGGCCGGGCCGAGGAGCGGGCCCGCTACGCGCGTCAGCCGCTCACCGGTGAGGAGTTGCACCCGGCGCTGCGGGCGGTCCGTGGCGAACTGGCCGCGCGGGCCGACCGGCGTACCCGGCTGATGGCCGCCGTGCTGCCGCCATCGGTGCTGCACCGCTGGCGGACGGGCTTCGCCGACCGGTCGTCGGGCCTGGTGTCGACGTTCAGCCTGGGCCGCTACCGGCTGGCCCGTCGGTTCAACCCGCGCCGGATCCTGGCCGACCGGGCCGCCCGCTGA
- a CDS encoding DNA polymerase Y family protein, protein MTAPVRTLLLWCPDWPVIAAEIVDGVPATGPVAVLHANRVVACSEQARAEGVRRGLRRREAQGRCPRLTVVDHDPGRDARAFEPVVAAVEEVAAGVEVVRPGACALAARGPARYLGGEEAAAERIIEQVAQACAVESQVGIADGVFAAGLAARTGRVVSPGGSPAFLADLPVEALGRPALTDLLRRLGVRTLGDFAALPAGDVLARFGFDGALAHRLAAGRDHRPLAVRQPPVDLAVTADHDEPIDRVDAAAFAARALAERLHERLAAHGLACTRLGIEAVTAHGQELHRVWRHDGLLTVAAIADRVRWQLDGWLSGSNGRAGGRPARPTAGIIRLRLVPDGVLAQAGLQAGLWGEAGEERERAHRALSRVQGILGPEAVVTAVLGGGRSPADQTRLVPWGDERLPARPGQPPWPGRIPPPAPAVVLPSPLPATVHDAAGEPVVVTARLAVSAAPARLTVGTGRPAEIVGWAGPWPVDERWWAPAEARRRARFQVGLADGAALLLAVEGGRWLVEAIYD, encoded by the coding sequence GTGACCGCGCCGGTACGCACCCTGCTGCTCTGGTGCCCGGACTGGCCGGTCATCGCCGCGGAGATCGTCGACGGGGTGCCGGCCACCGGGCCGGTGGCCGTGCTGCACGCCAACCGGGTGGTGGCCTGCTCGGAACAGGCCCGCGCCGAGGGGGTGCGCCGAGGGCTGCGCCGACGGGAGGCGCAGGGGCGCTGCCCCCGGCTGACCGTGGTCGACCACGACCCCGGCCGGGACGCCCGGGCGTTCGAGCCGGTGGTCGCCGCGGTCGAGGAGGTGGCCGCCGGGGTCGAGGTGGTCCGTCCCGGCGCCTGCGCGCTGGCGGCCCGGGGCCCCGCCCGCTACCTCGGCGGCGAGGAGGCGGCCGCCGAACGGATCATCGAGCAGGTCGCCCAGGCGTGTGCGGTGGAGAGCCAGGTCGGGATCGCCGACGGGGTCTTCGCCGCCGGGCTGGCCGCGCGGACCGGGCGGGTGGTGTCGCCGGGCGGGTCGCCCGCCTTCCTGGCCGACCTGCCGGTGGAGGCGCTCGGCCGGCCGGCCCTGACCGACCTGCTGCGCCGGCTCGGCGTACGCACGCTGGGTGACTTCGCGGCGCTGCCGGCCGGCGACGTGCTGGCCCGGTTCGGCTTCGACGGGGCCCTGGCCCACCGGCTCGCCGCAGGAAGGGACCACCGGCCGCTCGCGGTCCGGCAGCCCCCGGTCGACCTGGCGGTGACCGCCGACCACGACGAGCCGATCGACCGGGTCGACGCGGCGGCGTTCGCCGCCCGGGCGCTGGCCGAGCGGCTGCACGAGCGGCTCGCCGCGCACGGCCTGGCCTGCACCCGGCTCGGCATCGAGGCGGTCACCGCGCACGGCCAGGAACTGCACCGGGTGTGGCGGCACGACGGGCTGCTGACCGTCGCGGCGATCGCCGACCGGGTCCGCTGGCAGCTCGACGGCTGGCTCTCCGGCAGCAACGGCCGGGCCGGTGGCCGCCCGGCCCGGCCGACGGCCGGGATCATCCGGCTGCGCCTGGTCCCCGACGGGGTGCTCGCCCAGGCGGGGTTGCAGGCCGGGCTCTGGGGGGAGGCCGGCGAGGAGCGGGAGCGGGCGCACCGGGCGTTGAGCCGGGTGCAGGGCATCCTCGGGCCGGAGGCGGTGGTCACCGCCGTGCTCGGCGGCGGCCGTTCCCCGGCCGACCAGACCCGACTGGTCCCGTGGGGCGACGAGCGGCTGCCCGCCCGTCCCGGGCAGCCGCCGTGGCCGGGCCGGATCCCGCCGCCCGCGCCGGCCGTGGTGCTGCCCAGCCCGCTGCCGGCCACTGTGCACGACGCCGCCGGGGAACCGGTCGTGGTCACCGCCCGGCTGGCGGTGAGCGCCGCACCCGCGCGGCTGACCGTCGGCACCGGCCGGCCGGCCGAGATCGTCGGCTGGGCCGGCCCGTGGCCGGTGGACGAGCGCTGGTGGGCCCCGGCCGAGGCCCGCCGGCGGGCCCGGTTCCAGGTCGGCCTCGCCGACGGCGCCGCCCTGCTGCTCGCCGTCGAGGGCGGCCGGTGGCTGGTGGAGGCGATCTATGACTGA